Proteins encoded in a region of the Flammeovirga yaeyamensis genome:
- a CDS encoding DUF4856 domain-containing protein, translating to MNTKLFISLIALSSIFFSCSDDTDTTPATRVNYDFDNVDYSGQTARIMMLDSLESYIKSANDGTTAITATHMNAIYTNESGDLFGSSKDLESKTANDPTLIANVYDQVPAYFASAEAASGNADNIIGGRLFDAQGHEPAQMVGKGLMGAVLYYQSVSYYLTAEKLNAGDNETVTEGKGTDMEHYWDEAFGYFGATTDYLTNEEATNYYWAKYAASRSSVYDVRADIFNAFIAGRQAIADKDYEERDVQAAIIQAKWEELVAINVVHYANSVISDTELGDILHHWSEAVAFATALQYNTSKTITNENIAIILAALYSDDIKNEDKTALNAKMEAAKAVIKSTYGFSDEVMSNL from the coding sequence ATGAACACTAAATTATTCATTTCTCTTATAGCTTTAAGCTCAATCTTTTTCTCTTGTTCTGATGATACAGACACTACTCCTGCAACAAGAGTTAATTATGATTTTGATAATGTAGATTACTCAGGACAAACAGCTAGAATCATGATGTTAGATTCTTTAGAGTCTTACATTAAGTCTGCAAACGATGGTACAACTGCTATAACAGCAACCCATATGAATGCTATCTACACAAACGAATCAGGCGATCTATTCGGGTCTTCTAAGGATTTAGAAAGTAAAACAGCAAATGATCCTACTTTAATTGCCAATGTATATGATCAAGTGCCAGCTTATTTTGCATCTGCGGAAGCTGCATCAGGTAATGCTGATAACATTATTGGAGGTCGTTTATTTGATGCGCAAGGTCACGAACCTGCTCAAATGGTGGGTAAAGGATTAATGGGTGCGGTGTTGTATTACCAATCAGTTTCTTATTATTTAACTGCTGAGAAATTAAATGCAGGAGATAATGAAACAGTTACAGAAGGTAAAGGTACAGATATGGAACACTATTGGGACGAAGCTTTTGGTTATTTTGGAGCAACAACAGATTACTTGACAAACGAAGAAGCTACTAATTACTACTGGGCTAAATATGCAGCATCAAGATCATCTGTATACGATGTTAGAGCTGACATATTTAATGCATTCATTGCAGGTCGTCAAGCAATAGCAGATAAAGACTATGAAGAAAGAGATGTTCAAGCAGCAATCATTCAAGCAAAATGGGAAGAGTTAGTGGCTATTAATGTTGTTCATTATGCTAACTCTGTAATTTCTGATACTGAACTAGGAGATATCTTACACCACTGGTCGGAAGCAGTTGCTTTTGCTACTGCATTACAGTACAATACTTCTAAAACTATCACGAATGAAAATATTGCTATCATACTTGCAGCTTTATATTCTGATGATATCAAAAATGAAGATAAAACAGCTTTAAATGCTAAAATGGAAGCAGCAAAAGCGGTAATTAAGTCTACTTATGGCTTCTCAGACGAGGTTATGAGTAATTTATAA
- a CDS encoding imelysin family protein produces MNKINLFIALLCCTMFYSCDDSSGTLSVEFSQVDMLKNYSDNLIVPAFKAYSESATELQTATENFLENTNEETLSDVRVKLNDTYQKWSKVNAYQYGEAVSMNLLVNTNSFPTKFSDIESKIEAGDFNIGSISSFNVKGLPALDYLLNSEATLDLYTSDTNQANRRQYLTAVVSAVKNEANSIYNIWSSGYDVEFAANDGIDPSSSISYIVNEYNKAYERCKNQRVGYSLGKNSISGNSSPMSVEAYYSEESLSLLKSNVESLKNIFNGGNGLGLADYLKAYYTAGALEEDLSEKINNQFDVILAQLDKCSDPFSDHIEAKDETVETLYTEMSKLVVMIKSEMPSVLSVKITYQDSDGD; encoded by the coding sequence ATGAACAAAATTAACCTATTCATAGCACTTCTATGTTGTACAATGTTCTATTCATGTGATGATTCCTCTGGTACTTTAAGTGTAGAGTTTTCTCAAGTGGATATGCTGAAAAACTATTCAGATAACCTTATCGTACCAGCATTTAAAGCATACTCAGAAAGTGCTACTGAACTACAAACGGCTACTGAAAACTTTTTAGAAAACACAAACGAGGAAACATTATCAGATGTTAGGGTAAAACTAAATGATACATATCAAAAGTGGTCAAAAGTAAATGCATATCAGTATGGTGAGGCTGTATCAATGAATTTATTGGTGAACACAAACTCATTTCCTACAAAATTTTCTGATATCGAATCTAAAATAGAAGCTGGAGATTTTAATATTGGATCAATTTCATCATTCAATGTTAAAGGTTTACCTGCTTTAGATTATTTATTGAATTCAGAGGCAACATTAGACTTATATACTTCTGACACCAATCAGGCGAATCGTCGTCAATACCTAACTGCAGTAGTAAGTGCGGTTAAGAATGAAGCAAATTCTATTTATAACATATGGTCATCGGGATATGATGTTGAGTTTGCAGCCAATGATGGTATTGATCCAAGTAGTTCTATTTCATATATCGTCAATGAATATAACAAAGCTTACGAAAGATGTAAGAACCAAAGAGTAGGGTACTCTTTAGGAAAAAACTCCATCTCAGGTAATTCATCACCAATGTCAGTGGAAGCTTATTATAGCGAAGAGTCATTAAGTTTATTAAAATCAAATGTTGAGTCATTAAAAAATATCTTTAATGGTGGTAATGGACTTGGGTTGGCAGATTACCTAAAAGCTTACTATACAGCAGGTGCGTTAGAAGAAGATCTTTCAGAAAAAATCAATAATCAGTTCGATGTTATCCTTGCTCAATTGGACAAATGTTCTGATCCCTTTTCAGATCATATAGAAGCAAAGGACGAAACAGTCGAAACTTTATATACTGAAATGTCAAAATTGGTAGTGATGATTAAATCAGAAATGCCATCTGTTCTTTCAGTAAAAATTACTTATCAAGATAGCGATGGTGACTAA
- a CDS encoding HTTM domain-containing protein — MVTKIDKYINQQVSIAPLVVFRIIFGLMMAGSGIRFWANGWIDSQFIQPSFFFHYYGFSWISPLGESGMYLIFILMIIAAIGVAFGAFYRISAITYFLTFTYVELIDLTNYLNHYYFVSLMAFIMIFLPAHRRFSIDVYRNPETFRREVSAWTINVVRLQLGIVYFYAGIAKINADWLFKAQPLKLWLASRTDMWLIGPLFKYKWVAFFFSWAGCLYDLLVPLFLANKKTRVLAYLAVIFFHIITSALFPIGMFPFIMILSTLIFFSDEFHERIILFLGRIFSTENLDFKVTRGRINSLPQHLIKIGFAAFFLLQLLFPFRYALYSDNLFWTEQGFRFSWRVMLMEKSGAATFYVENPENNHRIEITNSDYLTPLQEKMMATQPDFILQYAKFLKEEFTKKGIESPKVFVDSYVSLNGRPSKRYIDPTVDLSQLSDTFKPKSWILPFKG; from the coding sequence ATGGTGACTAAGATCGATAAATATATCAACCAACAAGTCTCAATTGCTCCATTAGTGGTTTTTAGAATCATTTTTGGTTTAATGATGGCGGGTAGTGGAATAAGATTTTGGGCCAACGGTTGGATAGATAGTCAATTTATCCAACCTTCCTTCTTTTTCCATTATTACGGATTCTCATGGATTTCACCTTTAGGTGAATCTGGGATGTATTTAATTTTTATTCTTATGATCATAGCGGCCATTGGTGTCGCTTTCGGTGCTTTTTATAGAATTTCTGCAATCACCTATTTTTTGACATTCACTTATGTCGAACTAATTGACCTAACCAATTATCTCAACCATTATTATTTTGTGAGTTTGATGGCGTTCATTATGATATTCCTTCCTGCTCACAGACGTTTTTCGATAGATGTTTATAGAAATCCCGAAACTTTTAGAAGAGAAGTATCTGCTTGGACTATCAATGTAGTTAGACTACAATTAGGTATCGTTTATTTTTATGCAGGCATTGCTAAAATAAACGCTGATTGGTTATTCAAAGCTCAGCCATTAAAGTTATGGTTAGCTTCAAGAACAGATATGTGGCTCATTGGTCCGCTATTCAAATACAAATGGGTGGCGTTCTTCTTTTCATGGGCTGGGTGTTTATACGATTTGTTGGTGCCATTATTCTTGGCCAACAAAAAGACAAGAGTATTGGCCTATCTAGCTGTTATATTCTTTCATATCATCACCTCTGCTCTATTTCCCATTGGAATGTTCCCATTCATTATGATTCTCAGTACGCTGATATTCTTTTCTGATGAGTTTCACGAGAGAATCATATTATTCTTGGGTAGAATTTTTAGTACAGAAAATCTTGATTTTAAAGTGACTCGTGGTAGAATTAATTCATTACCTCAGCATTTGATAAAAATCGGATTTGCTGCCTTCTTCCTACTTCAATTACTATTTCCTTTCCGATATGCTCTTTATTCTGATAACTTATTTTGGACAGAACAAGGTTTCAGGTTCTCATGGAGGGTAATGTTGATGGAGAAATCAGGTGCTGCAACCTTTTATGTAGAAAACCCAGAGAATAATCATAGAATTGAGATTACCAATAGTGATTATCTCACGCCATTACAAGAAAAAATGATGGCCACTCAACCAGATTTTATTTTACAATACGCTAAATTTTTAAAAGAAGAATTCACAAAAAAAGGAATCGAATCGCCGAAAGTGTTTGTTGATTCTTATGTTTCTTTAAATGGGAGACCAAGCAAAAGATACATAGATCCAACGGTCGATCTTTCTCAACTTTCAGATACTTTCAAACCTAAATCGTGGATTTTACCTTTTAAAGGATAA
- a CDS encoding TonB-dependent receptor domain-containing protein: MLHRLLYIFGIILLSLTSAFAQYSIKGRVVDVKDQQLDAVDVFIKSKALKVSTNNKGEFIIDGLSNGNYVVGVFKYGFSPIEKTVTVENENQTINFTLKPLETVLDEVNITDASTTAEIKRLEAVVGTSIYEGKKSEVILVDNLTANLATNNSRQVYNRVPGLNIWESDGAGIQLGIGGRGLSPNRTSNFNTRQNGYDIAADALGYPESYYTPPMEAVEEVQIVRGAASLQYGTQFGGLLNFKMKRGNTEKPFEFTTRQTVGSFGLFNSFNSIGGQKGKVNYYAMYQYKKGEGWRPNSDFNVNTVFTGVQYDVTDKFKIGVEITHMDYLAQQPGGLTDDEFYRDPRASYTDQNWFKVNWNIASVNFQYQFTPKAKIEMRNFGLLASRDALGINLNKLDPYNEPRLLVADEFRNVGTEIRYMQHYDLKGKPSVFVIGSRLYHGNDDKKQGDASDGNDAKFEFSHPDSLLSDHNFRINNYAFFAENIFQINDKFSITPGIRFEYIQTTGKGYYQQTFFEPGDDGLIEEITRPIEDNINNTRNIFIAGVGFSYKPIQDLEVYANISQNYRAITYSDLRSLNTNVRIDPNLKDEKGYSADLGLRGTLPWLNYDVSTFYLRYNDKIGLANPANPIRTNIADAYTLGIESYTEIKWMDIFSPLSDYHFNLFANVAFIRGKYISEDRVYDGKNVELVPPFNIKTGINAGYKSFNLSLQYTYVEKHYTDAANTEEPLADAVYGPIPSYYVMDLSAKYSFKWFGIELGINNLTDNMYFTRRATGYPGPGIIPSDGRNYYFTLQFKI, from the coding sequence ATGCTACATAGATTACTATATATTTTCGGTATTATTTTATTATCTCTTACTTCTGCCTTTGCTCAATATAGTATTAAGGGTAGAGTTGTTGATGTTAAGGATCAACAACTTGATGCTGTCGATGTTTTTATCAAAAGTAAAGCATTGAAAGTATCAACGAATAATAAAGGAGAATTTATCATCGATGGATTATCAAATGGTAATTATGTAGTTGGAGTATTTAAGTACGGTTTTTCACCTATTGAAAAAACGGTTACGGTTGAAAATGAAAATCAAACGATCAACTTTACATTAAAACCTCTAGAGACTGTTTTAGACGAAGTAAATATTACAGATGCTTCAACAACAGCAGAAATCAAAAGATTAGAAGCGGTTGTAGGTACATCCATTTATGAAGGGAAGAAAAGTGAAGTGATTTTGGTCGATAACCTAACAGCCAATTTAGCGACGAATAATTCAAGACAAGTATATAACCGTGTGCCGGGACTGAACATTTGGGAAAGTGATGGTGCAGGTATTCAGTTGGGTATTGGTGGAAGAGGATTAAGTCCGAATAGAACATCAAATTTCAATACAAGACAAAATGGTTATGATATTGCTGCAGATGCATTAGGATACCCTGAGAGTTATTACACCCCTCCAATGGAAGCCGTTGAAGAGGTTCAAATTGTGAGAGGAGCGGCGTCTTTACAGTATGGGACTCAATTTGGTGGATTATTAAACTTCAAAATGAAGAGAGGGAATACCGAAAAGCCTTTTGAGTTTACAACGCGTCAGACAGTTGGATCTTTTGGCCTATTTAATTCATTCAACAGTATTGGTGGACAAAAAGGGAAGGTAAATTATTATGCAATGTACCAATACAAAAAAGGTGAAGGTTGGCGACCAAACTCAGATTTTAATGTCAATACAGTGTTTACAGGGGTACAATATGATGTAACGGATAAATTTAAGATAGGCGTTGAAATTACTCATATGGATTACCTTGCACAACAGCCGGGTGGTTTAACCGATGATGAATTTTATAGAGACCCAAGAGCATCTTACACGGATCAAAATTGGTTTAAGGTGAATTGGAATATAGCTAGCGTAAACTTTCAATATCAATTTACTCCAAAAGCTAAAATAGAAATGCGAAACTTTGGTTTATTGGCTAGTCGCGATGCTTTAGGAATCAATTTAAATAAATTAGATCCTTATAACGAACCAAGGTTGTTAGTTGCCGATGAGTTTAGAAATGTAGGTACAGAAATTAGGTACATGCAACATTATGACTTGAAAGGAAAGCCGTCTGTTTTTGTAATTGGATCTCGTCTTTATCATGGTAATGATGATAAAAAACAAGGTGACGCTTCTGATGGGAATGATGCCAAATTTGAATTTTCTCATCCTGATTCCTTATTGTCTGATCATAATTTCAGAATCAACAACTATGCTTTTTTTGCTGAAAATATCTTTCAGATCAATGATAAATTTTCAATCACTCCGGGTATCCGATTTGAATACATTCAAACAACAGGTAAAGGATATTATCAGCAAACATTCTTTGAACCTGGTGATGATGGTTTGATTGAAGAGATTACTCGACCTATTGAGGATAATATCAATAATACTAGAAATATATTCATAGCAGGTGTTGGTTTCAGCTACAAACCTATTCAAGATTTAGAAGTGTATGCGAATATATCTCAAAATTATAGAGCAATTACTTATTCAGATTTAAGGTCGCTAAATACTAATGTTAGAATAGATCCTAATCTAAAAGATGAGAAAGGTTATTCTGCTGACCTTGGATTGAGAGGAACACTTCCTTGGTTAAATTATGATGTCAGTACTTTCTATTTAAGATATAACGATAAAATTGGTTTGGCTAATCCTGCCAATCCAATAAGAACTAACATTGCTGATGCTTATACTTTAGGTATCGAGTCTTATACGGAGATTAAGTGGATGGATATTTTCTCTCCATTAAGTGATTATCATTTCAATCTCTTTGCAAACGTAGCATTTATTCGAGGAAAATATATTTCTGAGGATAGAGTATATGATGGGAAAAATGTTGAATTGGTTCCTCCATTTAATATTAAGACAGGAATTAATGCAGGATATAAATCGTTTAATCTTTCCTTACAATATACTTATGTGGAGAAGCATTACACAGATGCAGCCAACACAGAAGAACCTTTAGCAGATGCCGTTTATGGACCGATTCCAAGTTATTATGTAATGGATTTGTCTGCTAAATATTCATTTAAATGGTTTGGAATAGAATTAGGTATTAATAACCTAACAGATAATATGTACTTTACTCGTAGAGCCACAGGTTATCCGGGTCCTGGTATAATTCCTTCTGATGGAAGAAATTATTATTTCACCTTACAGTTCAAGATTTAG
- a CDS encoding TetR/AcrR family transcriptional regulator: protein MAKSIDETKLQRIKEATIEMVVSKGYGGASVSSIAKKAQVADGYLYRHYPSKAALVQALYHSNIEYFRNLIFKYMEEHDKLEEVIYHFCNEIFTLANDNPSRAKFINMLMNDYTFLMSKEMVLKIPESSKRMVERGYNTGEINENINVEMFNAVFPAIPIQYASSRATEVFSKERLTENDAKIVAHLVINALK, encoded by the coding sequence ATGGCAAAAAGTATAGACGAAACGAAACTACAAAGAATTAAAGAAGCAACTATAGAAATGGTCGTTTCAAAAGGATATGGGGGAGCATCAGTTTCGTCAATTGCCAAAAAAGCACAAGTAGCAGATGGGTATTTATATAGACATTATCCAAGTAAAGCTGCACTTGTTCAAGCGTTATATCACTCTAATATTGAATACTTCCGTAATTTGATCTTCAAATACATGGAAGAGCATGACAAATTAGAAGAGGTGATTTATCATTTCTGTAATGAAATTTTTACATTGGCGAATGATAATCCTTCAAGAGCAAAATTTATCAATATGCTGATGAATGATTATACCTTCTTGATGAGTAAAGAAATGGTTCTAAAAATACCAGAAAGCTCTAAAAGAATGGTCGAGAGAGGATATAACACAGGTGAGATTAATGAAAATATCAATGTAGAAATGTTCAACGCGGTATTTCCTGCTATTCCGATTCAATATGCATCGTCAAGAGCAACAGAAGTATTTAGTAAAGAACGTTTAACAGAAAATGATGCTAAAATTGTAGCTCATTTAGTGATAAATGCATTAAAGTAA